The Toxoplasma gondii ME49 chromosome XII, whole genome shotgun sequence genome includes a region encoding these proteins:
- a CDS encoding hypothetical protein (encoded by transcript TGME49_278680~Signal peptide predicted by SignalP 2.0 HMM (probability 0.835) with cleavage site probability 0.597 at residue 34), giving the protein MTKELFSFLSTMFVLWHRLWFGMLAIQFLRYCDAAKGNPAENSLRTAVPRLRRLDGPYGFGYGRYGFQGSYGVPLPQPGYVGKVPGFYTRPPGVTLLPTNTGVMFPTTVLGGMASQAVYSANYSASNGLAATFGGTSPIVPVMPDLLVIANRLKEKNIGNRQAAILFLQEDSEFKECSASSLASIVDIENLAEYLRLSKVEKTEDAVWKKIRSISQLKPCSDDEVYALSRQPSIKSIYDAGPQQSGTQRLDSFSETADDDLKTPMDAGAQEWCHLQPNHPLCRK; this is encoded by the exons ATGACCAAAgagttgttttctttcttaAGCACAATGTTTGTTCTGTGGCATCGATTATGGTTTGGGATGCTAGCCATTCAGTTTCTGCGGTACTGCGACGCTGCGAAAG GTAATCCAGCTGAAAACAGCTTGAGAACCGCGGTTCCAAGGCTTCGGCGGCTCGACG GGCCATATGGCTTCGGTTACGGACGATATGGATTCCAAGGCAGCTACGGAGTGCCTCTTCCACAGCCTGGCTATGTTGGCAAAGTTCCAGGGTTCTATACCAGGCCTCCAGGAGTGACACTGCTGCCGACGAACACAG GTGTCATGTTTCCGACAACTGTCCTTGGCGGGATGGCTAGCCAGGCTGTTTACTCGGCCAATTATTCCGCATCGAATGGTCTTGCAGCAACCTTCGGGGGGACCTCGCCAATCGTGCCTGTGATGCCAG ACCTGTTGGTGATTGCCAACCGCttaaaagaaaaaaacatcgGCAATCGTCAGGCTGCCATTCTGTTCCTCCAAGAAGATTCCGAATTCAAGGAGTGCAGCGcttcctccctcgcctcgATCGTTG ATATAGAAAACCTCGCGGAGTACCTCAGATTGTCCAAggtggagaaaacagaagatgCTGTTTGGAAAAAAATCAGAAGCATATCGCAGCTAAAACCTTGTTCGGATGACGAAGTGTATGCTCTGTCAC GTCAGCCTTCTATCAAAAGTATTTACGATGCCGGTCCACAGCAAAGCGGCACACAGCGCCTAG aTAGTTTTAGCGAAACCGCTGACGACGATCTCAAAACCCCCATGGATGCAGGAGCACAGGAGTGGTGCCACCTTCAGCCAAATCAtcctctctgcagaaaaTAA
- a CDS encoding ubiquitin-conjugating enzyme subfamily protein (encoded by transcript TGME49_278670~Predicted trans-membrane domain (TMHMM2.0):297-320) produces MQGVSNPGRTGTNANLGYTATAQCIARILREFREIQRTPSPHWCANPLQIEEPYEWHFTLRGPQDSHFEGGLYHGRIVLPKNYPFAPPNLVMLTQNGRFEVGKKVCLSASSYHPELWQPAWGIRTLLDALCAFFPTPAGGALHSLDRPEKVRRQLALESVNWLCPTCGKSNKELVEAACAAPTSALPDLPEPLRQQAQLRTDQESQAAPLQAADESGSRVESSRRGGTAVAAVQQRQQERSVDAAFVSSAGNAESTRPPRTSAPREDPPRHRRRPQRGHRTLMAQLLQTPFTRGEFIVAAADLVLLLLVLASVVLLADLFVNPPKVTMYGSSGAGGKL; encoded by the exons ATGCAGGGAGTGAGCAATCCCGGTCGGACCGGGACGAACGCCAACCTAGGTTACACGGCGACTGCACAGTGCATTGCACGAATTCTGCGCGAGTTTCGCGAGATCCAGCGGACGCCGTCTCCCCATTGGTGCGCAAATCCTTTGCAG ATTGAGGAGCCCTATGAGTGGCACTTCACTCTTCGAGGTCCGCAGGATTCCCATTTTGAAGGAGGCTTGTATCATGGTCGCATCGTGCTGCCGAAGAACTATCCTTTTGCCCCACCGAATTTGGTCATGCTGACCCAGAATGGCCGCTTTGAAGTGGGGAAAAAG GTCTGTCTGAGCGCCAGTAGCTATCACCCAGAGCTCTGGCAACCAGCGTGGGGCATCCGAACCCTCCTAGATGccctctgcgccttcttcccgaCGCCGGCAGGCGGGGCGCTTCATTCTCTCGACAGACCAGAAAAG GTACGCCGGCAATTAGCACTCGAGTCTGTCAACTGGCTTTGTCCGACATGTGGCAAGTCGAATAAAGAACTCGTCGAGGCGGCGTGTGCTGCTCCAACCAGCGCGCTTCCG GACCTTCCAGAACCACtaaggcagcaggcgcagcTGCGGACAGACCAGGAATCTCAAGCCGCACCTCTTCAGGCGGCAGACGAGAGTGGCAGCCGAGTTGAGTCATCCCGTCGGGGCGGAACGGCGGTTGCGGCTGTCCAACAGCGGcaacaagagagaagt GTGGATGctgcttttgtctcctccgccGGAAATGCGGAGTCCACTCGGCCTCCCAGAACTTCGGCTCCACGAGAAGATCCTCCGCGCCACCGGAGGCGTCCTCAGAGAGGCCACCGGACGTTGATGGCGCAGCTTCTGCAAACCCCTTTCACGAGGGGAGAGTTCATCGTGGCAGCAGCTGATTTGGTgttgcttctcctcgttctggCCTCTGTGGTTCTGCTTGCGGATCTATTTGTGAATCCCCCCAAGGTGACTATGTATGGGAGCTCAGGGGCTGGAGGAAAACTCTGA